AGTATCAACAAGGACCATACAACCATAAAGACATTCTCTTTCAGGCCTTTCAACCAATCAATATGACCCCGAAGAGCTACTTTTGCCAAAACTCGAGTGGTTTCTTGAAAACTagctttaaatataaaactaagtATTCAAAGATGCTCTTGTTTTTCCTAATAAGATAGCTTGATAATAGATCACTTCTTCCAAAGCGTACACCGTTTGTTCTGCTTGTAACAATCCAATCAGATTGTtgggttaaaaaaattagacattTCATCTTTTGAAACCAACACTTTTGATGTTATTTGATGTACAATAACTTTTATATGCCTATTAAGATCTACACCCACTGAGATCGATAAACTTTTTTGGGATCTCATTAACCAAAGAGATATGAATTTACACACTCAACACCAATCAACTCTCTTTCCTAGGTTCATCGATATTGAATCAATCGAACACACTTCTAACATTTATTCTACTAACTAAAGGATTGAAAACCAAATGAATAGTATCATCAGAGGGTTGGATGGTAACCACGTTAGAATGAACAAACCTATTTAAGACACTATTGCAAGAAAAGTGTGAGTCGGAGATACATGAATAAATCCAAATCCTATAATAAACCCACCAAGCTTTTGCCAAAGCATAACAAAAATGCAGAGAAATTCCATTGTCATCAAACCTAATAAAGCAGAACTAGTATTGAATTAAACAATAACTGTCAGAAAACAAGTGTATGTCctaatacaaaatcatatagCACCAACTGGGAAAATTTTCGGTTCAATCCTTGAAAGGTTAAGTATCTTGTTGATAAATTATTGATCCAATCCATTATTGATCATCATCAAGGCCTTAAAAGACATTCACCCTGGCTAATATCTTAAAATTCTTCTTTTATAAACCAAATTCTTCGCCCTGAGTAATCTGTCATTGAGGACAATTTCTTTCTTCGTACTTTGGTAATGCTTTTTGCGCgaaaagtttcatcacttttttgtgaaatttgttgtagtaacatcaaataaattagcataaatccaaaaaatatatatatatatacctccTCTATGCTGCCATCCTCAATTTCTGTATTCAAAGAGAGCAGCAAACTTTCATGTAACAGAGTTTCTAAGTCATCTACATAAAGCAGCGCTGCAAAAACAACAAGAAACATAACTGTAATCTAcattacaaagattaaaacaaggagggaaagaaaaaaagaactgACCTTTTGATTGAGAAAACCAAGAGAGAACATCAACAGCAAGCTGGTGGGCTTTCTGGACAGAGTCACGGCCTCCCCATTGATTTTCGACAGCCATTTGAAGGCCATTCCATTGAGAAAGAAGCACTGTGATTTCCTCCAGAAGATGGGAGATTGCCTCAACCTCTTGCTCTTCCTTCTGAGTATAATTTCTCCCATTGTTGATGATTGTACGGTCCATTGCAGAGATGGCTTCTAGCCTCTGCTCTCCTCTCCTCATCGTCATTATGAAGCttcagaagaagaagagagagaggcAGCCAGAGGAAGAGAAATGATTTGTTCTGTTTACGGAGGATGTATATACGGGAGAGACAACGAAAAGTTGGGATCGAAAGAGAGAGACCAGGAATAGGAGGAGGTTTCCCTTTTAGTGAGAGAATTTAAATGTTACGCGCCAATTGCCGCGACTGGATTCGGTTTAAAACACCAGAATCTAGAAGAAAATAAAACGCCTTTATATTTAGTAAATACGgcacaaaatttttcaaaatatataaaaatattcttataatttatgaCCGAAGGAATGTG
Above is a genomic segment from Mangifera indica cultivar Alphonso chromosome 3, CATAS_Mindica_2.1, whole genome shotgun sequence containing:
- the LOC123210980 gene encoding uncharacterized protein LOC123210980, with the translated sequence MTMRRGEQRLEAISAMDRTIINNGRNYTQKEEQEVEAISHLLEEITVLLSQWNGLQMAVENQWGGRDSVQKAHQLAVDVLSWFSQSKALLYVDDLETLLHESLLLSLNTEIEDGSIEEVAEKLMIMYEEYLQRYNGIIDGGREEHH